From Mycobacterium cookii:
CGACTCTGGACCGATCCCAGTTCGCAGGACGCGCGAAATCATAGGTAGCACAGCTTCTTTCGTTGACGCGGCGCGGGACAACGGATTCGAGTGGATACCCGATCTCAACAACGTGAGCGACGGTGACGGACTCCCGTCGGGAGTCGGGGCGGTCCCGCTCAACATCGTCGACGGCGCGCGCGTCGGCCCGGGCGCCGGCTTCCTCCTGCCCGTGCTGCAACGTCGCAATCTCGCGCTGGTCACCCAGACCCGTGCGGCGCGGGTGCGATTCTCGGGCAGTCGCGCCGTCGGCGTCGATGCCGTCGGTCCGGCCGGGCCGGTCTCGCTGACCGCAGACCGCATCGTGCTCTGCGCCGGCGCGATCGAATCAGCCCACCTGCTCATGTTGTCCGGCGTCGGGGACGAGGTCGTGCTGCGGGCGGCAGGGGTGCAGGTGGTGGTCCGGTTGCCGGTCGGCGTGGCCTGCAGTGACCATCCGGAATGGGTGCTTCCAACCGGTTGGGAAATCGCAGCCGGCCGGTCGCCGCTCGAAGTCGTGCTGACCACACCGGATGACATTGAAATCCGGCCCTACACCGGAGGATTCGTGGCGATGACTGGCGACGGCACAACCGGCCACCCGGACTGGCCACACATCGGCGTCGCGCTGATGCGGCCGCTGGCCCGGGGACGGGTCAGGTTGGTCTCCGCGGACCCGCTGGTGCCCCCGACGATCGAGCACCGCTACGACAGTGAGCCCGGCGATCTCGCCGCACTGCAACACGGGTGTGAGCTGGCTCGCTCATTGGTCAGCCGGACAACCGAACTCGGTGAGCCCGCATGGTCGACCTCCCAGCACCTCTGTGGCACCGCCCCGATGGGCTGCGCGCAGGACCCGACGGCTGTCGTCGACCCGCAGTGTCGGGTGCACGGCATCGAGAACCTCTGGGTGATCGATGGGTCGGTGCTGCCGACCACGACCAGTCGCGGCCCGCACGCCAGCATCACGATGCTCGGTCACCGGGCCGCGGAGTTCGTTCGCTGACCCATGGGCGTCGCCGGTCCACAGCGGGAGTAGTTTCGGACTATCAGTCTCGAAAGCGTCTTGCTCCTGAGCAAGGAGGTGGTCATCATTGCCGACAGGACGGATCCACGACCGGCACGTTCTCGGGCTCGTCTGCTGGAAGCCGCCACCGCGCTGCTCCGCTCCGGTGGTCCCAGTGCAGTCACCGTCGATGCGGTCACGCGTGGAGCCAACGTTGCCCGGGCCACCCTGTACCGCCACTTCCCGAGCGGAAACGATTTGCTGGCAGCGGCTTTCAACAGCCTGATACCGCCGGCGCCGATGCCGTCCGAGCAGGGCACGCTGCGCGATCGGCTGATCTCAGTGGTCGAGGCATTCGGTCAGTCGATCGCCGAAGCACCTGGAATGGTGTCCGCGATGAGTTGGCTGTCACTCGGTCGAGACCTGGAACAGTTGCCGGTATCGGATCAGACCCGGACCGCCGACAGCCCGGCGATCACCACCCTGCGCGAACGTATCGCCCAGCAGTACGCCGCCCCGTTCGACGCGGTCTTCAACAGCCCCGACGCCGCCGAGCTCGGTGACATCGACCGGTCACGGGCAATCGCATTGTTGATCGGCCCGGTGGTGCTGGGGCGGCTGTCCACCCTGCCCGATTTCGACTATCGCGAATGCGCGCGGGCCGCCGTCGATGGGTTTCTGCACGTGCATGGTGCAAGGTAATTCGCTCAACGAAGCTCATAGCTGATCGGCAGGTGCTTGAGACCGCCGACGAACGTCGTCGCGATCAGCTCGGGCTGACCGTTAAGCTCGATCGACTTCAACCGTGGCAGCAGTTCGGAGAAGAAGCTGCTGACCTCCATCCGGGCCAGCGCGGCGCCCAGACAGAATTGCACCCCGTAACCGAACGCCAGGTGCTTGTTGGGGTCGCGGCCGACGTCGAAGCGGAACGGGTCGGTGAACACCTCTTCGTCACGGTTGGCGGACACGTAGGACAGATACACCGACTCGCCCTCGGCGATCGGCACTCCGCGCACCGTGGTGTCCGCGGTGGCGGTGCGCATGAACTCTTTGACCGGAGTCACCCAACGGATCATCTCCTCGGTGGCCAGCGGCATCAGATCAAGGTTGTCGGACAAGCGCTTTCGTTGATCCGGGTTGTCGATGAGGGCCTGCAGCCCGCCGGCGATGGTCGCGCTGGTGGTGTCATGACCCGCGCTGGCCACGATCACGTAGTACGACGCGGTGTCGACGTCGGACAGCGGTTCGCCGTCGACGCGGGCGTTGGCGATCGCCGACGCCAGGTCGTCGGTGGGATGCTCACGACGCGACGCGGTGAGCGCGCTGAAGTAGCCGAAGAATTCGAGCAGCACCTGCAGTTGCTCGTCGAGGCTGGTGCCGCGACGGAACTCGGCGTCGTCGCCACCGAACAGCTCCTGCGTCAGCTTGAGCATGCGGGAGAAGTCCGATTCGGGTAGCCCGAGCAGCGACATGATCACGTAGAGCGGGTAATTCACCGCGACCTCCTGCACGAAGTCGCACTCGTTACCCGCATTCGCCATCTTGTCGACGAAGATCTTGGCCAGCTCGTCGACGCGGATCTTGAGTGCCCGCATCGCCTTGGGCCGGAACCAGTCCGCGCCGATCGCCCGCACCACCCGGTGCTGCGGATCGTCCATGTGGATCAGCGTGCGCAGACCCATCCCGGCGTCCAACTGCGCGCGCGCCATGTCGTCGGCTTCGGCGGTGGCCAGCAACGGGCGCGGCTCGCTGATGAACAAGTCGTTGGCCCGCTCGATGTCCATGATGTCGGCGTGCTTGGTGATCGACCAGAATGGCCGGTAGGGCGGACAGTCGACCAGCGACACCGGAGCGTGCGCGCGCAGATGGGTCAGCGCCGCGTGCAGCCGCGGTTCGTCGGCGTAGGACGTCGGATCGGTGAATACTTTGGCGGCCTCGTCAATGATCGGTGTGCTCATCTGCCCTCTCACCCGCCGGGTTGTTTGACACGTGTCACTGCGCCCAGTCTGTGCGATCGCGGATTATCGGATGACCGGTTTCCGGGAATCCGTAGGCTGTCGTTTCGTGCCGATCCGATCAGCCCGTCGCCGACGGAGATGGGCCGCCGCGCTGGTGGTGGCCCTGACGGCGGCTGCGTGCGGACATGGCGCCGCCATCACCAAGCGAAAGGCCGAGCCGCCGTATGCCGGCCCGCTGGACGCCGGGGTCGTGAAAACATCGATGGGTTCGCTGCGCGGTATGGCCGCCGCGGATTACCGTGTGTTCCAAGGTATTCCGTATGCGGCTGCGCCGGTGGGGCCGCTGCGGTGGCAGTTGCCGCGGCCGGCCCCGAAGTGGCCGGGGATATTGGACGCGACCAAGCCCGGGCCGCAGTGCATGCAGGACACCGGGCCTGACCCACGGGTGGGCAAGCCGACCAGCGAAAACTGTCTCACGCTCAACGTGTGGACTCCGCCGCGTGGCCAACACGGCGAGAAGCGACCGGTGATGGTGTGGATCCACGGTGGCGGGTTCGTCAACGGCAGCGGCGACATCTATCACTCGCGCTCGCTGGTGGTGAAGGGCCACATCGTCGTTGTCACGATCAATTATCGGTTGGGCGCGTTGGGATTTCTGGCCCACCCGTCGCTCGGACCGCCGGGCGACGTCGGGAACTACGGCCTTGCCGACCAGCAGGCCGCGCTGCGCTGGGTGCGCGACAACATCTCCGCGTTCGGCGGCGATCCGTTCAAAGTCACCATCGCCGGCGAATCCGCGGGTGGCATGTCGGTCTGCGATCACCTGGTCGCACCCGGGTCGGTGGGGCTGTTCCGGGCGGCCATCATCCAGAGCGCGCCGTGTCAGGCGCAGGCCGACTTGGCGACCGGGCAGCGACGCAGCGTGGATTACGCGGCGCAGGCGGGCTGCCGCAATCCCGCCATCACGGCGGTCTGTCTGCGCGCGTTGCCTGCGGCGAGACTGGACCGTCCGCCCTGGTACTACCTCATCGGCGATTCCGACGGGCTGTCTGGTCCGGTCACCGGGGCGACGGTGCTGCCGGACGGCCCCTTCCCGGCGATCGCCACGGGCCGGGCTGCGCGCGTTCCGGTGTTGGTGGGCGTCAACCACGACGAGTTCACCATGTTCGCGGCGTTTCGGCATCGGAAGCTCG
This genomic window contains:
- a CDS encoding TetR/AcrR family transcriptional regulator; amino-acid sequence: MEAATALLRSGGPSAVTVDAVTRGANVARATLYRHFPSGNDLLAAAFNSLIPPAPMPSEQGTLRDRLISVVEAFGQSIAEAPGMVSAMSWLSLGRDLEQLPVSDQTRTADSPAITTLRERIAQQYAAPFDAVFNSPDAAELGDIDRSRAIALLIGPVVLGRLSTLPDFDYRECARAAVDGFLHVHGAR
- the mftG gene encoding mycofactocin dehydrogenase MftG, which encodes MSVAARHSDVLIIGAGSAGSVVANRLSADSSCKVTVLEAGVGLSDPALRAETANGLRLPIGAASPLVQRYETRLTDRPARHTAIVRGATVGGSGAVNGGYFCRGLRRDFDGYRVPGWAWSEVAGHFCAIETDLDFSGPAHGDSGPIPVRRTREIIGSTASFVDAARDNGFEWIPDLNNVSDGDGLPSGVGAVPLNIVDGARVGPGAGFLLPVLQRRNLALVTQTRAARVRFSGSRAVGVDAVGPAGPVSLTADRIVLCAGAIESAHLLMLSGVGDEVVLRAAGVQVVVRLPVGVACSDHPEWVLPTGWEIAAGRSPLEVVLTTPDDIEIRPYTGGFVAMTGDGTTGHPDWPHIGVALMRPLARGRVRLVSADPLVPPTIEHRYDSEPGDLAALQHGCELARSLVSRTTELGEPAWSTSQHLCGTAPMGCAQDPTAVVDPQCRVHGIENLWVIDGSVLPTTTSRGPHASITMLGHRAAEFVR
- a CDS encoding cytochrome P450, with the protein product MSTPIIDEAAKVFTDPTSYADEPRLHAALTHLRAHAPVSLVDCPPYRPFWSITKHADIMDIERANDLFISEPRPLLATAEADDMARAQLDAGMGLRTLIHMDDPQHRVVRAIGADWFRPKAMRALKIRVDELAKIFVDKMANAGNECDFVQEVAVNYPLYVIMSLLGLPESDFSRMLKLTQELFGGDDAEFRRGTSLDEQLQVLLEFFGYFSALTASRREHPTDDLASAIANARVDGEPLSDVDTASYYVIVASAGHDTTSATIAGGLQALIDNPDQRKRLSDNLDLMPLATEEMIRWVTPVKEFMRTATADTTVRGVPIAEGESVYLSYVSANRDEEVFTDPFRFDVGRDPNKHLAFGYGVQFCLGAALARMEVSSFFSELLPRLKSIELNGQPELIATTFVGGLKHLPISYELR
- a CDS encoding carboxylesterase/lipase family protein — translated: MPIRSARRRRRWAAALVVALTAAACGHGAAITKRKAEPPYAGPLDAGVVKTSMGSLRGMAAADYRVFQGIPYAAAPVGPLRWQLPRPAPKWPGILDATKPGPQCMQDTGPDPRVGKPTSENCLTLNVWTPPRGQHGEKRPVMVWIHGGGFVNGSGDIYHSRSLVVKGHIVVVTINYRLGALGFLAHPSLGPPGDVGNYGLADQQAALRWVRDNISAFGGDPFKVTIAGESAGGMSVCDHLVAPGSVGLFRAAIIQSAPCQAQADLATGQRRSVDYAAQAGCRNPAITAVCLRALPAARLDRPPWYYLIGDSDGLSGPVTGATVLPDGPFPAIATGRAARVPVLVGVNHDEFTMFAAFRHRKLGRGVGLAEYSHVLDEIFGGDGAPIMAHYPPDHFGGDVSLAYSAAITDGVFACTTDRLADSLSRNAPVYAYEFDDPHAPAPEPLRDAPFPVGASHSLELAYLFNVGGLAPFDAAQQVLSDQMISYWTRFVSTGTPKAPGLPDWPAQDGSPDHKSWMSLRPSESQLIADFDEEHQCPFWASLKGRS